The genome window CAATTTCGTGAAAAAGGAGAAGGTTCTCTTACTGGAAGTGCAAAATTAGAGCTTGGTAAGGAATTACGGGAAATCTGCAGGAGGTATCAAATCCCTTTTATTATTAATGATGATATTGAACTAGCTGAGGCTTTAGATGTTGACGGGATTCATGTTGGACAGGACGACCAACCAGTAGAAATGCTGCGTCAGGCCTATCCAAATAAAATAATTGGTCTTTCCATTTCTAATTCAGGTGAAGCTGCAGACAGTCCCATCCATTTAGTTGATTATGTTGGTGCGGGTCCGATTTTTTCTACCACTACTAAGGAGGATGCCAAGAAGGCTGTGGGGCTGGAATGGATTCAAACTCTTAGAGCCCAATTTCCGAAATTACCTATTGTTGGAATCGGTGGTATCAACATAGAAAATGCCGCCTCCGTACTAGAGGCTGGTGCTGATGGTGTTTCAGTAATCTCTGCAATTGCCAAGGTAGAAAATATAGCAGATTCAGTTAGAAGGCTGTGAATTGAAACAAGGGGACGGTTCCGATGCTTCACAACCGGTCATTCAAGAAAGATTTAGAATGAAAAGAAGCGAGTGAGAAGTAGGCTAAATTGCGATGTAGGTCCATCGTCTAATTGAATAAAAGTACCCACACGCAAATCGTCGTAATGGGCATTGATTGTTAAGAAACTATTAATATCCTATTCCTACTCATTATTATGAAAATATAGAAAAGGAAGCATAAACCGTCCCCATGCTTTCAAAAAGCAAATACAAACAACACGCACTTAAAAATTCGCTATAACTGAATAAAAATACAATCAATTTACAAATGACCTTCTAGCTATTTCACCATGCATGCTTCTACGGATTTAAAGGTATTCCTTTGTATCAACTAATTGTGCGCCAAACCTTCCTTAAAAAAACGACTGACAAGATGGTGCCTCTTGTTAAAATGCATGGTGCCTTAAAACAATTGTTTAATTATAGATATAGGAAAATACCCCAAACTTCCATTTCCATTCTACAAAAAACGCAAAACACAAAAACTACCAAAATTAAAAAATAGTCGCACCCACAAGTACCACTGGTGTTGTATAATTAACCTTTTCAATATTTATGTACACTTCATCATTGATCTTGTATGGAATCATTTTTAAAACAACTAAAATCCACATTATTGCTATTTAACCAAGCGACAGCTGATAAAGTTCAACGAATAACACCCCCCACCTCTTGTCCACCCAGAAAACACAAAAACCATCATCTGTCTTTTTGTGGTGCCTGACACCGTTACCACAGGTGCTCCACACTCAGAGCAATGAAATATGTTAAAGAACTCTTGGCGGTCGTGAGGCCTTTTTTTACTTCCTTTTCGATTCTCACTCCGGTTGTTCATAATTTGTTGAGCCGCTTCCCAGTCTTCCCGACTCATGATTGCTGGATGGTGATCCCTTATTGTGTACTGAGGCAGTTCACCTCTGTTTTCAGTCATTTTCCCGGCTAATGTATCTGTGACATAATATCGCTGGTACACAAAGTCCCCGCTGTATATCAGATTTTAGTAATCACGCTATCCATTGAGGTACTATGGCACTTCTTTCTTCCTCTGGCTGTTTCAATGCCGTCTTCAGTCAATTCATTACATATTTGATTCGTCGTTTTTCCTGCTAAAAGCTCACGATAAATGTGGCGAATCACCTCTGCCTGTTCCGGATTGATTACCAAGTTCTCTTCTTCATCGTAGTCATATCGTACCTTGCATACTTTGTTTTAAACTGCCCTCGCTCTGCTAATCTGCGCTTTTCCCAAGCTACTGACTCTGCAAGGCTTCTGCTTTCTTCCTGGGCCAGTCCACTATAAACCGTTGCATTACCTCACCATCTTCATCGAGGGTTCGAATGTTCTCTTTTTGAAACACTACCTCGACTGGCGGCTTCAGTCCTTTTTGCATACGTACCGTCTCAAGGACCGCCGTGAGGACGTATGGATAAAAATTTTTATTAAATTTATCCTGATTATGATGACACGTGGTAAACGCCTATATTTAAATCTCCACAAAAAAATACCCACCACCATCTGTGATGAGTAAAATAAGAAAAGGATACTCTTAATCTAGCAATCTTAATTAATGCTCCAAACTATATAGGCCAGATCTGATCTTCAAACATTTTCTTGGCCCAATCCACTTGATCTTTTTTATGAGATGCCATCCACAGCTTATATGCTTCCTTTCGTTTGTGGCCTGCCTCTTTCATCGCTGTGATAAAGTTTCTTATCCTTATAGTATTAATATCTTGTGATGTCTGATTATTAATGTATTCATCGAGTAGTTCCTGTAGGTTCCTCTCATCGGAAAGGAAATAGTTAATGCCTTTCGCTTTCGCAAATGCGATAGATACAGTTTCTCCCCAGTTCTTTCCCTCTTCAACTGTTTTAGGGTCAGCACTTTTTAACAGGTTGATAGTTTCTTCATAAACCATTTTACCAAAAGGATCTCCCTCAAAAGATAATACACTTATGATTTCAGCTCTTCCCTGTTCGATTAATACATCCACTTGATCCCTAGTTCTTTTTGGGACTAAGATCTCATTTTCGTAAACATGTTCATGAATATATAGCATACCTACAAAGAGTGGTATATAGTCTTGAATAGCATTAACATCTGTGACTTTATTCAT of Bacillaceae bacterium S4-13-56 contains these proteins:
- the thiE gene encoding thiamine phosphate synthase is translated as MKTDVSPYLRKYFIMGSQNCERNPSKILEEAAQAGITAFQFREKGEGSLTGSAKLELGKELREICRRYQIPFIINDDIELAEALDVDGIHVGQDDQPVEMLRQAYPNKIIGLSISNSGEAADSPIHLVDYVGAGPIFSTTTKEDAKKAVGLEWIQTLRAQFPKLPIVGIGGINIENAASVLEAGADGVSVISAIAKVENIADSVRRL